A single genomic interval of Juglans regia cultivar Chandler chromosome 1, Walnut 2.0, whole genome shotgun sequence harbors:
- the LOC108987923 gene encoding putative receptor-like protein kinase At5g39000, which produces MAIVALLCLFSTIVHLLPSLPITTAKTPPPYTPTDYFLLNCGSSSNSTSLDGRRWEADSNSKFSPLDIQTTSSSSNASNFDLSLSQVPYMTARIFDRHSKFTYSFPVSPGPKFLRLYFYPSSYTHHDKTKSFFSVTANDFTLLSNFSAYLSISTTTPSTTFLVKEFIVHVQQNQNLDVTFMPSPSSYAFINGIEVVSMPSKLYNISNQDMSPVTFVNERDNEAFYINNPFAFETLYRLNVGGKDVASVEDTGMFRSWSQDEDYIFGWALGAMSHRSNVTIKYTEDTPPYTAPEIIYTSSRTMARDPNINLKYNLTWIFPVDVGFLYLVRLHFCETQLEVTHENQRVFRVFIYNQTTEEQMDVIQWSGGNGSPVYRDYVVLVPGKSQAKQGLWLALQPNRDVIPKPDYADAILNGVEIFKLNQSDGNLAGPNPETPMVGPSSTFSEPNQKKTMPKNILSPIMIAVGIPIGALVAILIYICLLVHYHCRSKRAHEQGTGLSKSSLVPYFSKMQRLIDKNIVTLPLEHCRYFSIVEIKAATDNFDHRLVIGAGGFGNMYKGYIDGGSTDVAIKRLKPSSKQGTRQFWTEIHMLSQLHHVNLVACIGYCDDRDEMILVYEYVACGTLRSHLYGTENPALSWKQRLQICIDTAHGLNYLHTGTNDMIIHSNVKSTNILLDERLLAKVSDFGMSRLDPLNMSRIHFNGVVMGGFGYVDPEYYRTQKLTEKSDVYSFGVVLFEVLCARPAQMPSLPKEQVNLAQWTRKCHHDGNLDQIIDPCLRGEIASECLHKFGEIAESCTRDHGIERPTMMVHCRFKRRPRRISTIDTWLKLRKMFPHNTLHISMHNCPE; this is translated from the coding sequence ATGGCAATCGTCGCACTACTCTGCCTCTTCTCTACCATCGTCCATCTTCTCCCATCTCTCCCCATCACCACCGCCAAAACTCCACCTCCTTACACTCCTACTGATTATTTCCTCCTCAACTGTGGCTCCTCCTCCAACTCTACCTCACTCGATGGCCGACGCTGGGAAGCCGATTCCAACTCAAAGTTCTCCCCCCTCGACATTCaaaccacatcatcatcatccaatgCTTCCAATTTTGACCTTTCCCTTTCTCAAGTCCCCTACATGACTGCTCGTATATTTGATCGCCACTCCAAATTCACCTATTCCTTCCCTGTCTCGCCAGGCCCTAAATTCCTCCGCCTTTACTTCTACCCTTCATCATATACCCATCACGACAAAACCAAATCTTTTTTCTCTGTCACTGCCAATGACTTCACACTCTTAAGCAACTTCAGCGCCTATCTCTCCATCTCCACTACAACTCCTTCCACAACATTTCTTGTCAAAGAATTCATCGTCCAcgttcaacaaaatcaaaatctcGACGTAACCTTCATGCCATCTCCAAGCTCTTATGCCTTCATCAACGGGATCGAGGTTGTTTCTATGCCAAgtaaattatacaatattagtaATCAAGACATGTCCCCAGTGACCTTTGTAAATGAACGCGACAACGAGGCCTTCTATATTAATAATCCATTCGCTTTTGAGACGTTGTATAGGTTAAACGTGGGTGGCAAAGATGTTGCCAGCGTTGAAGATACTGGAATGTTCCGATCTTGGAGTCAGGATGAGGATTACATCTTTGGATGGGCACTTGGCGCCATGTCTCATCGGTCCAATGTCACGATCAAGTACACTGAGGACACCCCACCATACACCGCGCCAGAGATTATATACACTTCTTCTCGTACAATGGCTAGGGATCCTAACATTAACTTGAAATACAACCTCACTTGGATTTTTCCTGTGGATGTTGGGTTTCTATATCTGGTTAGGCTCCATTTTTGTGAGACTCAATTAGAAGTTACGCACGAGAATCAACGGGTGTTTCGTGTATTCATCTATAATCAGACGACAGAAGAGCAAATGGATGTGATCCAATGGAGTGGCGGCAATGGAAGTCCTGTGTACAGAGACTACGTTGTGTTGGTGCCTGGAAAATCTCAAGCTAAGCAGGGTTTATGGCTTGCACTCCAACCAAACAGAGACGTGATTCCAAAACCGGATTACGCAGATGCGATCTTGAACGGTGTAGAGATATTCAAGTTGAACCAATCAGATGGTAACCTAGCTGGGCCCAATCCAGAAACACCGATGGTGGGTCCAAGTTCAACATTCTCAGAACCAAATCAGAAGAAGACAATGCCTAAAAATATCCTGTCACCGATTATGATCGCAGTGGGCATTCCCATCGGTGCTTTGGTGGCAATACTCATTTACATATGTTTATTAGTTCACTATCATTGTAGAAGTAAGAGGGCGCATGAACAAGGTACCGGCTTGTCCAAATCCTCGTTGGTCCCATATTTTTCCAAGATGCAGAGGTTAATTGACAAGAACATCGTAACATTGCCATTAGAACACTGCCGTTACTTCTCGATCGTGGAGATCAAAGCAGCCACGGATAACTTCGATCATCGATTAGTCATTGGAGCAGGAGGATTCGGAAACATGTACAAAGGGTACATCGATGGTGGATCCACCGATGTTGCAATCAAACGGTTGAAACCGTCCTCAAAGCAAGGGACGCGCCAGTTCTGGACCGAGATCCACATGCTCTCCCAGCTTCACCATGTTAATCTCGTGGCTTGTATTGGATACTGTGATGATCGAGACGAGATGATCCTCGTGTATGAGTATGTGGCATGTGGGACCCTTCGTTCTCATCTCTACGGAACTGAGAACCCTGCGCTGTCGTGGAAGCAGCGCCTCCAGATTTGCATCGACACAGCGCACGGGTTGAACTACCTTCATACAGGTACGAACGACATGATAATTCACTCCAATGTGAAATCCACAAACATACTGCTAGATGAGAGGTTGTTGGCTAAGGTTTCGGATTTTGGTATGTCAAGATTGGATCCCTTAAACATGTCCAGGATCCACTTCAACGGCGTTGTAATGGGTGGTTTTGGGTATGTAGACCCAGAGTACTACCGAACGCAGAAGTTGACAGAGAAATCTGATGTGTACTCATTCGGGGTGGTGTTGTTTGAGGTATTGTGTGCTAGGCCAGCACAGATGCCGAGCCTGCCCAAGGAGCAAGTGAACTTGGCCCAGTGGACTAGGAAATGCCACCACGATGGGAACCTTGATCAAATAATTGATCCATGTTTGAGGGGTGAGATTGCGTCCGAATGTCTTCACAAGTTCGGGGAGATTGCGGAAAGTTGCACACGTGATCATGGAATCGAACGACCGACAATGATGGTGCACTGCAGATTCAAGAGAAGGCCGAGAAGAATATCAACAATAGACACATGGTTGAAACTAAGGAAAATGTTCCCACACAACACGTTACACATCTCCATGCACAACTGTCCTGAATGA